ATTAGCTGAACAGCTAAATGCTTCACTTCCGGCAATCGGGTTTGCTATTGACGTCGACTTTTTAGTTGATGCGATGGACCAGCATGCCCTCTTCCCAAATGTCACCAATAAAATGGACATTGTCCTGCTGACGGAACAGGCAAGGCTTCAGGAGGCTATCCAATCAGCTACCATGTTACGAAGCCAAGGGTACCAGGTGAATGTTAGAACTGATGAAAGTACAATTCCCGCTTCCACTAGTTTAATTAGATATGAAAATAAGCAGCAAACACTTGAATGTTTAAACCATACCCATTCATTTTCTGACCAAAATGAATTAATGAGGCTGCTGAGGCAACAGAAGGAGGATGAATAATGAAATACCTGACCCTTGCCTTAGCAAAAGGGCGTACCGCCGAGCAAGCTATTAAACTATTAGCTAATGCAGGCATTCACTTTGAGACATTTACATCAACAAGCAGAAAGTTAATCTTCCACGATGATAGGACAGAAATCAAAATGATTTATGTAAAAGCTGTGGATGTCCCTACGTACGTCGAAACCGGTGCTGCCGATATTGGAATTGTCGGAAAGGATAATATACAGGAATCGGGAGCAAACGTATACGATATGATGGATTTAAAATTTGGCTCCTGTCAGTTTGTCGTTGCCGGAGTAGATAAGAATAAATATACAGATGCACAAAGGATAACTGTCGCAACTAAATATCCACAAATCGCAACAGATCACTTCCATAAACAAGGGAGACAGATTGATACGATTAAACTCAATGGTTCAGTTGAACTTGCACCATTAATTGGGATGGCTGATGTCATCGTGGACATTATGGAAACAGGCACAACATTAAAAGAAAATGGGTTGGAGGTTTTTGAAACTGCTGAACACATCAGTACACGGCTCATTGTCAATAAGGCAAGTTTTGCTACAAAGTCAGAGCGTGTCCATAACCTGCTAAACCAAATTCAGAATGCTTTGGGGTGAAAATATGAGAATAATCGAGAAATCAGCTTTTTTAACCGATAAAAATAACCGTTCTAGCGCTTATCACAGTCAAACAGTACGTACTAGAGTTGCAGAAATCATATCGACCGTGAAGGAACAAGGCGACTCGTCACTTTTTACGTTCACAGAACAATTTGATGGCGTTAAGCTTAATGAATTGCGGGTGAATGAGCAGGAAATAGCGGAAGCACGCGACGTCGTTGGAGAGGACTTTATCCAGGCATTACAAGAGGCGAGGCGTAATATTACAGCCTTCCACGAGTCTCAAAAACAGCCCTCCTGGTTCATGGGCGAACAAAACGGTGTGTTTTTAGGGCAAAAGATCACCCCGCTTGATCGTGTTGGTGTTTATGTCCCAGGTGGAAAAGCAGCCTATCCCTCCACCGTGCTCATGA
This Virgibacillus phasianinus DNA region includes the following protein-coding sequences:
- the hisG gene encoding ATP phosphoribosyltransferase yields the protein MKYLTLALAKGRTAEQAIKLLANAGIHFETFTSTSRKLIFHDDRTEIKMIYVKAVDVPTYVETGAADIGIVGKDNIQESGANVYDMMDLKFGSCQFVVAGVDKNKYTDAQRITVATKYPQIATDHFHKQGRQIDTIKLNGSVELAPLIGMADVIVDIMETGTTLKENGLEVFETAEHISTRLIVNKASFATKSERVHNLLNQIQNALG